One genomic window of Haemophilus haemolyticus includes the following:
- a CDS encoding virulence factor BrkB family protein — protein MISLKQFSLLFCKRFSENKLNQAAGALTYSTMLAIVPMVMVIFSIFSAFPVFNEVTGELKEMIFTNFAPSASDMVGEYIDQFVLNSKKMSAVGIVSLIAVALILINNIDRTLNSIWHDTSVRPIFTSFAIYWMILTFGPLVIGTSIGISSYIKVMFEQSETLSLGVKLLSLLPFFFTWFIFTLIYTIVPNKKVDIRYSACGALIAAIFFTLGKQAFTWYITTFPSYQLIYGAMATLPIMLLWIQISWLVVLVGAQLSEVLGELKE, from the coding sequence ATGATTTCATTGAAACAATTTAGCCTGCTCTTTTGTAAACGTTTTTCAGAAAATAAACTCAACCAAGCTGCTGGCGCACTAACTTACAGCACGATGCTTGCTATCGTACCAATGGTGATGGTAATTTTTTCTATATTCTCTGCATTTCCTGTATTCAATGAAGTCACTGGAGAATTGAAAGAAATGATTTTCACCAATTTTGCGCCATCCGCGAGTGATATGGTGGGCGAATATATCGATCAATTCGTATTAAACTCAAAGAAAATGAGTGCTGTGGGAATTGTGAGTTTAATTGCCGTTGCCTTGATACTAATTAATAACATCGACCGAACCCTCAACAGCATTTGGCATGATACAAGTGTTCGCCCTATTTTTACCTCTTTCGCAATTTACTGGATGATTCTGACTTTTGGACCTCTCGTTATAGGTACAAGTATAGGGATTAGCTCTTATATAAAAGTCATGTTTGAACAATCGGAAACGCTTTCACTCGGTGTAAAATTGCTCAGTTTACTCCCGTTCTTTTTCACATGGTTTATTTTCACATTGATTTATACCATCGTGCCAAATAAGAAAGTGGATATAAGATATTCTGCTTGTGGTGCGCTTATTGCCGCAATTTTCTTTACACTCGGTAAACAAGCCTTTACTTGGTACATCACCACATTCCCTTCTTATCAACTAATCTATGGCGCAATGGCAACATTACCGATTATGCTATTGTGGATTCAGATTAGCTGGCTAGTTGTGTTAGTCGGAGCACAATTATCTGAAGTATTAGGTGAGTTAAAAGAATAA
- the udp gene encoding uridine phosphorylase, with protein sequence MSDVFHLNLTKSQLKGATLAIVPGDPARSERIAKQLDNPEFLASTREFTSWLGYLNGQPVVVCSTGIGGPSTSICVEELAQLGVRTFLRIGTTGAIQPHINVGDVLITTASIRLDGASRHFAPLEYPAVANFECTTALYNAAKAKGIEPYVGVTASSDTFYPGQERYDTYSGKVYRDYQGLLKQWQDLNVMNYEMESSTLFTMCSALGLRAGMVAGVIVNRTQQEIPNEATMKQTEEKAVSVVIAAAQALLS encoded by the coding sequence ATGTCAGACGTATTCCACCTAAACCTCACAAAATCCCAATTGAAAGGTGCAACACTCGCTATTGTTCCTGGCGATCCTGCGCGTAGTGAGCGTATTGCTAAACAACTTGATAATCCAGAGTTTCTTGCTAGCACGCGTGAATTTACTTCATGGTTAGGCTACCTCAATGGACAACCTGTTGTAGTATGTTCTACGGGTATTGGTGGGCCATCAACATCAATTTGTGTGGAAGAGCTTGCTCAACTTGGCGTTCGCACTTTCTTACGTATTGGTACAACGGGTGCTATTCAACCACATATTAACGTAGGCGATGTTCTTATCACAACTGCTTCTATTCGCTTAGATGGTGCAAGCCGTCATTTCGCACCATTAGAATATCCCGCTGTGGCAAACTTTGAATGTACAACCGCACTTTATAATGCAGCGAAAGCAAAAGGTATCGAGCCTTATGTAGGTGTAACCGCATCATCTGATACATTCTATCCAGGTCAAGAACGTTATGATACCTATAGCGGAAAAGTGTATCGTGATTACCAAGGGCTACTTAAACAATGGCAAGATTTGAATGTGATGAACTATGAAATGGAATCATCAACATTGTTTACCATGTGTAGCGCATTAGGTTTGCGTGCTGGGATGGTTGCGGGTGTGATTGTAAACCGCACTCAACAAGAAATTCCAAATGAAGCAACAATGAAACAAACGGAAGAAAAAGCTGTTTCTGTTGTGATCGCAGCCGCGCAGGCGTTGTTAAGTTAA
- the gltX gene encoding glutamate--tRNA ligase yields the protein MKLDAPFNLDPNVKVRTRFAPSPTGYLHVGGARTALYSWLYAKHNNGEFVLRIEDTDLERSTPEATAAIIEGMEWLNLPWEHGPYYQTKRFDRYNQVIDEMIEQGLAYRCYCTKDRLEELRHTQEQNKEKPRYDRHCLHDHSHSPDEPHVVRFKNPTEGSVVFDDAVRGRIEISNSELDDLIIRRTDGSPTYNFCVVVDDWDMGITHVVRGEDHINNTPRQINILKAIGAPIPTYAHVSMINGDDGQKLSKRHGAVSVMQYRDDGYLPEALINYLVRLGWGHGDQEIFSREEMINYFELDHVSKSASAFNTEKLQWLNQHYIRELPPEYVAKHLEWHYKDQGIDTTNGPALTEIVTMLAERCKTLKEMASSSRYFFEEFETFDEAAAKKHFKGNAAEALAKVKEKLTALSSWDLHSTHEAIEQTAAELEVGMGKVGMPLRVAVTGSGQSPSMDVTLVGIGRDRVLTRIQRAIDFINAQNA from the coding sequence ATGAAACTAGATGCCCCTTTTAATTTAGATCCAAATGTAAAAGTGCGTACTCGTTTTGCTCCTAGTCCTACAGGTTATTTGCATGTAGGTGGCGCTCGTACCGCACTTTATTCTTGGTTATACGCAAAACATAATAACGGCGAATTTGTATTACGAATTGAAGACACTGATTTAGAGCGTTCAACACCAGAAGCAACTGCTGCAATTATTGAAGGAATGGAATGGTTAAATCTTCCTTGGGAACATGGCCCTTATTACCAAACTAAACGCTTTGATCGTTATAACCAAGTGATCGATGAAATGATTGAACAAGGCTTAGCATATCGTTGCTATTGCACTAAAGATCGCTTAGAAGAACTTCGTCATACTCAAGAACAAAATAAAGAAAAACCACGTTATGACCGTCACTGCTTACACGATCACAGCCATTCACCAGATGAACCTCATGTCGTACGTTTTAAAAATCCAACTGAAGGCTCAGTAGTATTTGATGATGCAGTGCGTGGCCGTATTGAAATCAGCAACAGTGAGCTTGATGATCTTATTATTCGTCGCACAGACGGTTCACCAACTTATAACTTCTGCGTAGTTGTGGATGACTGGGACATGGGCATCACTCATGTGGTACGTGGCGAAGATCATATCAATAACACGCCACGTCAAATTAACATTTTAAAAGCAATTGGTGCCCCAATTCCAACCTATGCGCACGTTTCCATGATTAATGGAGATGATGGCCAAAAACTCTCTAAACGACATGGCGCAGTGAGCGTAATGCAATATCGTGATGATGGTTACTTACCAGAAGCTTTAATCAACTATCTTGTGCGTTTAGGCTGGGGACATGGCGACCAAGAAATTTTCAGTCGCGAAGAAATGATCAACTATTTCGAATTAGATCACGTTAGCAAATCAGCTAGCGCATTCAATACTGAAAAATTACAATGGTTGAATCAACATTATATCCGTGAATTACCGCCAGAATATGTGGCTAAACACCTCGAATGGCATTACAAAGATCAAGGCATTGATACAACTAATGGCCCTGCATTAACTGAAATAGTCACCATGCTTGCGGAACGTTGTAAAACCTTAAAAGAAATGGCAAGTTCAAGTCGCTACTTCTTTGAAGAATTTGAAACCTTTGATGAAGCAGCAGCGAAAAAACATTTCAAAGGCAATGCTGCTGAAGCGCTTGCAAAAGTGAAAGAAAAATTAACCGCACTTTCTAGCTGGGATTTACATTCTACTCACGAAGCCATTGAACAAACGGCTGCTGAGCTAGAAGTGGGCATGGGTAAAGTCGGCATGCCATTACGTGTCGCAGTGACAGGCTCTGGTCAATCTCCATCAATGGATGTTACCCTAGTCGGTATCGGCAGAGATCGTGTACTTACACGTATTCAGCGCGCTATTGATTTTATTAATGCACAAAACGCTTAA
- a CDS encoding autotransporter outer membrane beta-barrel domain-containing protein codes for MKLYKSFIAKFVQASLFSCLSFSAYAQDVNSEENKPLPLNDEGYKARKESITKEINKAVEDIKEKEKEVKYDIQNEGPTRGKENQSVSSVYKIPTDAPGYYLFSIDEGSRPLSNLKLINNTDIASTTEVFSTRWVQGGGNIFRPPVTGVNNLIYIENKGNITGKGTGPSNNQPAIHLISGKDFYFKNSGRITSKQDTSEIKAEKNLILENEGSKDKDSPSMLDKSKFNGKNVFLSNTGYSVFNEVNFGASENFIFSNKGTILSYMTIDDFIKAGKGRYQAPEPDPDTKEKYKKYLEDFYKNNPPKDKDEYFAPEDRGKKYVPYETYKNIIEEYKKYREKIKDEEYKKFLEEYREEHPNRNPPPRDIEYDPEFNITLKCHSNRECEGTLIDIENVKFINTNRLYEIRKELHKASLKPKTVDEFIKEGNGAYIKPIPTERTESDYNFYKLNSEIIGTPIGAKNLYGENSGEIPGTLTLYFDNGYFINSGSIGTLRVNAERGLVVNRKTASLDISDYGEKSGLLEVDLKNSTVLEGSIINRKLAPTRVIVNEETKIDGVLKANGTDETLVVSRDKNSELHNLEAGMDKYVGFEHLEMQGKWAIKEHDAEFKESITFNEANVELAGKKLISPEVINTGSSTINVTSNAEVKGNFTNQGTVSLTGTLTTSGNVENSGTIEFNNGLPSTKFVTSGNYAGTGEKSLLKMNVDASAGKSEFDLLDVGGKASGTTKIEFIDPTKLAAKMKNRVKLVKTQSSDENAFSLVESKYGRYKYKFYNVAHDTDGYSNWYLEQLPTFRKEVAGIVSGFAASQNLFTHTFHDRAAKDKLPEEHTAWVRVYRHNTKYQLNGVDSKADAHSDTLQLGYDALKYNKGTNKFTAGAYVSLGRQKSETYLVEDDERVRSSSKGYSLGLYATWEKPNWYVDSWIQVNRLKTKVNTSDGRSDYKTTALQASLEAGYNKLLNKTDNYAYYVQPQGQVIYNHFHKPDMGEELAVLNPRYFVTRLGLRFYQQSLKRPNHGEPYLALNWWHHTNQTSVVTDEKAISIKGIKDLKNIEVGIDKWYITDNLSVWTNVGYYMGTHNYRDIRYNLGASYRF; via the coding sequence ATGAAATTATATAAATCGTTTATAGCTAAATTTGTTCAAGCCTCCCTTTTTTCTTGCCTTTCTTTTTCTGCTTATGCACAAGATGTAAATTCGGAAGAAAATAAGCCTTTACCTCTTAACGATGAAGGGTATAAGGCTAGAAAAGAATCTATTACAAAGGAGATAAATAAGGCTGTTGAGGATATTAAGGAAAAAGAAAAAGAAGTTAAATATGATATTCAAAATGAAGGACCCACTAGAGGAAAGGAAAATCAGAGTGTATCTTCAGTCTATAAGATTCCTACTGACGCGCCAGGTTACTATTTGTTTTCTATAGATGAAGGTTCTCGGCCTTTAAGTAATTTGAAGTTGATTAACAATACTGATATTGCATCAACTACAGAAGTTTTTTCTACACGTTGGGTACAAGGAGGGGGGAACATTTTTCGGCCCCCTGTCACTGGTGTGAATAATCTCATTTATATTGAAAATAAGGGAAATATCACTGGGAAAGGAACTGGTCCATCGAACAATCAACCTGCAATACATTTAATTTCAGGAAAGGATTTTTACTTCAAGAATTCAGGTAGGATAACATCAAAACAAGATACAAGTGAGATAAAAGCAGAAAAGAATTTAATATTAGAGAATGAAGGTTCTAAGGATAAAGATTCTCCTAGTATGCTAGATAAATCTAAGTTTAATGGAAAAAATGTTTTTCTTTCAAATACTGGCTATTCTGTATTTAATGAAGTTAACTTTGGAGCATCTGAAAATTTTATTTTTTCCAATAAAGGGACAATACTTTCATATATGACGATTGATGACTTTATTAAAGCTGGTAAAGGACGTTATCAAGCGCCAGAGCCTGATCCAGATACAAAAGAGAAATATAAAAAATACCTAGAAGATTTTTATAAAAATAACCCACCAAAAGATAAGGATGAATATTTTGCCCCTGAAGATAGGGGTAAAAAATATGTTCCTTATGAGACTTATAAAAATATTATAGAAGAATATAAAAAATATCGTGAAAAAATTAAGGATGAAGAATATAAAAAATTTCTTGAAGAATATCGTGAAGAACATCCCAACAGAAACCCTCCTCCACGCGACATTGAATACGACCCTGAATTTAATATCACATTAAAGTGTCATTCTAATAGGGAATGTGAAGGAACTTTAATTGATATAGAAAATGTTAAATTCATTAACACCAATAGATTGTATGAGATACGTAAGGAATTACATAAAGCTTCTTTAAAACCAAAGACAGTAGATGAATTTATTAAAGAAGGTAACGGCGCTTATATAAAACCGATTCCTACTGAAAGAACAGAATCAGATTACAACTTCTATAAACTTAATAGTGAAATCATAGGCACTCCAATAGGTGCAAAAAATTTATACGGAGAAAATAGTGGAGAGATACCTGGAACCCTAACCCTATATTTTGATAATGGATATTTTATTAACTCAGGGAGCATAGGGACACTAAGGGTTAATGCGGAGAGAGGGTTAGTAGTTAATCGTAAAACAGCATCATTGGATATCAGCGATTATGGAGAGAAGAGTGGGCTGTTAGAAGTAGATTTAAAAAATTCTACAGTTTTAGAGGGTTCTATTATCAACAGAAAATTGGCTCCAACTCGCGTTATCGTCAATGAAGAGACAAAAATTGATGGTGTGTTGAAGGCTAATGGAACCGATGAAACTCTTGTCGTGAGCAGAGATAAAAATAGTGAGCTTCATAATCTTGAAGCCGGTATGGATAAATATGTTGGTTTCGAGCATTTAGAAATGCAAGGGAAATGGGCGATTAAGGAACATGACGCTGAATTTAAAGAATCAATCACTTTTAATGAAGCTAATGTTGAATTGGCAGGTAAAAAATTAATTAGCCCAGAAGTAATAAATACAGGTAGTAGTACTATTAATGTTACGTCTAACGCTGAAGTAAAAGGAAATTTTACTAATCAGGGAACCGTGAGTTTAACGGGTACGTTAACTACTTCAGGCAATGTTGAAAATAGCGGCACTATTGAATTTAATAATGGTCTTCCAAGCACAAAATTTGTGACTTCAGGTAACTATGCTGGTACTGGAGAAAAAAGCCTATTAAAAATGAATGTCGATGCAAGTGCGGGCAAAAGTGAATTCGATTTACTTGATGTCGGTGGAAAAGCAAGTGGTACGACTAAAATTGAGTTTATAGATCCGACAAAGTTAGCGGCTAAAATGAAAAATCGAGTGAAATTGGTTAAAACCCAATCATCGGATGAAAATGCGTTTTCTTTAGTTGAATCCAAATATGGTCGCTACAAGTATAAGTTTTATAATGTGGCTCATGATACGGATGGCTATAGTAACTGGTATTTAGAACAACTTCCAACTTTCCGTAAGGAAGTCGCGGGAATTGTATCGGGCTTTGCGGCAAGTCAGAATTTGTTTACTCACACATTCCATGATCGTGCAGCGAAAGATAAATTACCAGAGGAGCATACAGCTTGGGTGAGAGTTTATCGTCATAATACGAAATATCAGCTTAATGGCGTAGATTCAAAAGCCGATGCTCATTCAGATACCCTACAGTTGGGCTATGATGCGTTGAAATATAATAAGGGCACCAACAAATTTACAGCAGGTGCTTATGTGAGTTTAGGGCGTCAAAAATCAGAAACTTATTTGGTTGAAGATGATGAAAGAGTACGCAGTAGCTCAAAGGGATATTCTCTAGGGCTCTACGCAACATGGGAAAAACCAAACTGGTATGTGGATAGTTGGATCCAAGTGAATCGCTTAAAAACTAAAGTGAATACAAGTGATGGAAGATCGGATTATAAAACGACCGCACTTCAAGCTTCATTAGAGGCTGGATACAATAAGTTATTAAACAAAACAGATAATTATGCTTATTACGTTCAGCCACAAGGTCAGGTTATTTACAATCACTTCCATAAACCAGATATGGGTGAAGAATTGGCTGTGTTAAATCCTCGTTATTTCGTTACACGTTTAGGTTTGCGTTTTTACCAACAATCATTAAAACGCCCAAATCATGGCGAACCTTATTTGGCATTAAATTGGTGGCATCATACCAATCAAACAAGTGTAGTAACTGATGAAAAAGCGATTTCAATTAAAGGGATAAAAGATCTTAAAAATATTGAGGTCGGGATTGATAAATGGTATATCACAGATAATCTTTCCGTATGGACAAATGTTGGCTATTACATGGGCACCCATAATTATCGTGATATTCGATATAATTTAGGCGCATCTTATCGCTTCTAA
- a CDS encoding MOSC domain-containing protein, with protein MDAKILVIKVGQVQTLTFSDGSVYESAIRKKTVPSVKIHSLGAEGNDVGLKKHHGGVDKSLFFMSADSFNKLNVLLNKDFSYMETATYGENFVVSGLNEDNVCIGDRYQIGSTILEVSQPRKPCERLSKNTENEETRDIVYQTGLSGWYVRVIETGEIRQGDELKLLARPYPQVTIRHLNRLLSAPENEAELEAALDIEVLAEAFKRSIRSQVSKFKQQG; from the coding sequence ATGGATGCAAAAATTTTAGTCATAAAAGTGGGACAAGTTCAAACCCTAACCTTTTCAGATGGAAGCGTATACGAAAGCGCAATTCGTAAGAAAACAGTACCATCGGTAAAAATTCATTCTCTTGGTGCAGAAGGAAACGATGTCGGTTTGAAAAAACATCATGGTGGTGTAGATAAATCTCTCTTTTTTATGTCGGCAGATTCTTTTAATAAATTAAATGTTTTATTAAATAAAGATTTTTCTTACATGGAAACTGCCACTTACGGAGAAAATTTTGTCGTGTCAGGCTTGAATGAAGACAATGTCTGCATTGGCGATCGCTATCAAATCGGCTCAACCATTTTAGAAGTATCTCAGCCACGTAAACCTTGTGAGCGTTTATCCAAAAATACGGAAAACGAAGAGACTCGCGATATTGTTTATCAAACCGGGCTCAGTGGCTGGTATGTTCGCGTCATTGAAACGGGAGAAATTAGACAAGGTGATGAATTGAAATTACTCGCACGCCCTTATCCGCAAGTAACAATTCGTCATTTAAATCGCTTGTTATCTGCACCCGAAAATGAAGCAGAACTAGAGGCGGCATTAGATATTGAAGTATTAGCTGAAGCCTTTAAACGCTCAATTCGATCGCAAGTATCGAAATTCAAACAACAGGGATAA
- a CDS encoding helicase HerA-like C-terminal domain-containing protein codes for MQYDLSRTEQGKILGITAKMANRHGLIAGATGTGKTVTLRKMAEAFSDDGVPVFLVDVKGDLSGLVKSGQFQGKIAERIEQFELGNESYLNGYPVSFWDVFGQTGIPLRTTISEMGPLLLSRLLNLNATQEGLLNLVFRVADDKGLLLIDLKDLRAMLKYVAENAKTFQVEYGNVSTASVGAIQRALLTLENEGATNLFGEPALNLDDWMQTRDGRGVINVLNSEKLINSPRMYSAFLLWLMAELFEQLPEVGDPEKPKFVMFFDEAHLLFDGAPSVLVEKVEQVVRLIRSKGVGIYFVTQNPLDLPDTVLGQLGNRVQHALRAFTPRDQKAVKSAAETFRANPSVNVVETISTLGVGQALVSFLDEKGMPTPVEIAYIYPPKSQLSPLTTDERNAWVKDDDLYAYYKEYVDNESAFEVLTAQADLAAVQQKQAEQAQTEEENGFLGSLSRMIFGTQKRGEKLSPTEQIVNSVAQSVGRNIRNQITKQIMRGIMGALKR; via the coding sequence ATGCAATACGATCTCTCTCGCACAGAACAAGGTAAAATCCTAGGTATTACGGCCAAAATGGCTAACCGCCATGGCCTTATTGCTGGCGCAACAGGTACGGGTAAAACTGTCACATTACGTAAAATGGCAGAAGCCTTCAGTGATGATGGGGTTCCGGTATTTTTAGTGGACGTGAAAGGCGATCTTTCTGGCTTAGTAAAGAGCGGTCAATTTCAGGGCAAAATTGCGGAACGAATTGAGCAGTTCGAGTTAGGCAATGAAAGTTATCTCAATGGCTATCCTGTTTCTTTTTGGGATGTTTTTGGCCAAACGGGCATTCCTCTCCGAACAACTATTTCTGAAATGGGCCCTTTGTTGCTTTCTCGTTTATTGAATCTAAATGCTACGCAAGAAGGATTATTAAACCTCGTATTTCGTGTGGCAGATGATAAAGGTCTATTGCTCATTGATTTAAAAGATCTTCGTGCAATGCTGAAATATGTTGCAGAGAATGCGAAAACCTTCCAAGTTGAGTATGGTAATGTTTCGACCGCAAGTGTTGGCGCAATCCAACGAGCGTTACTGACACTTGAAAATGAAGGCGCTACAAATTTATTTGGTGAGCCAGCATTGAATCTAGATGACTGGATGCAAACTCGCGATGGGCGAGGGGTAATTAATGTACTCAATTCTGAAAAATTGATTAATTCCCCAAGAATGTATAGCGCATTTCTATTATGGTTGATGGCAGAACTCTTTGAACAACTGCCAGAAGTGGGTGATCCTGAGAAACCTAAATTTGTGATGTTTTTTGATGAAGCACACTTATTGTTTGATGGTGCGCCGAGCGTACTAGTGGAAAAAGTAGAACAGGTTGTGCGTTTGATTCGTTCTAAAGGTGTGGGAATCTATTTTGTCACGCAGAATCCACTTGATTTGCCAGATACCGTATTAGGCCAGTTAGGTAATCGTGTTCAACACGCTCTTCGTGCATTTACTCCACGCGATCAAAAAGCTGTAAAATCGGCTGCAGAAACTTTCCGAGCAAACCCTTCAGTGAATGTCGTTGAGACTATTTCAACCCTTGGAGTGGGGCAAGCATTGGTATCATTTTTAGATGAAAAAGGCATGCCAACGCCGGTTGAAATTGCCTATATCTACCCGCCAAAAAGTCAGCTTTCACCATTAACGACAGATGAACGTAATGCTTGGGTGAAAGATGATGATCTTTATGCGTATTATAAAGAATATGTAGATAATGAATCTGCCTTTGAAGTATTAACTGCTCAAGCGGATTTAGCTGCGGTACAACAAAAACAAGCAGAGCAAGCCCAAACGGAAGAAGAAAACGGCTTCTTAGGTAGTTTGAGCCGAATGATTTTTGGTACGCAAAAGCGCGGTGAAAAATTATCGCCAACTGAGCAAATAGTAAATAGTGTTGCGCAGTCTGTAGGGCGAAATATTCGAAATCAAATTACCAAGCAAATTATGAGAGGCATAATGGGCGCGCTTAAGAGATAA
- the lpt6 gene encoding phosphoethanolamine transferase Lpt6, whose translation MIAYIFLALFTIAAVIFIVNSHYRWTYFFAITLFTFLFGGMLMVSGQWQRALNFSSVLFVVLMLFHRLKIHYYKQPLLISDFFLVVDWRNWETLIHYKGALFGVIGLIALLGYAIFGFNDVEPLGGLGNSIGALLFIVSFSLMWHYSKKPSAVQVWLDSLPDDGRDVFLNLPMSCRGIFFKVPSFDGNSQNFIEKMTALSSDTNKVSETNPDIVVTLMESTLNPHQFDFSQQSIPPLSMFEPQNNTVFASPLRVHTFAGATWKSEFAFLAGVPSTDFGALASGVFYSVVPHLQSGLVKNLKAQGYFCVALSPFTKGNYNAKSAYDHFGFDLMLQPQDLGYPAPISKNLWDISSEEMMKYTRMILEKQHPALENVDQPMFIYVLTMREHGPYELGMENTFNLQMPNLGAKSISALNDYTQRIVALNDAIEGMNNYLHERKKPFVLGYFGDHQVAFDNVTPPKKGDYAQPDYVTQFVVRSNSASQFKQEQHFLDLAFAGGVLMNVAGLSAEDEFMKANMAMCKLSNGKLEDSSNPAFVNDYRHYLYQTLKIAK comes from the coding sequence ATGATCGCTTATATTTTCTTAGCTTTATTCACGATTGCGGCAGTGATTTTTATCGTAAACTCCCATTATCGTTGGACTTATTTCTTTGCTATTACGCTTTTTACTTTTTTATTTGGTGGCATGCTTATGGTTTCCGGCCAATGGCAACGTGCTTTAAATTTTTCATCTGTGCTTTTTGTGGTACTGATGTTATTTCACCGTTTAAAAATTCATTATTACAAACAGCCTTTGTTAATTTCAGATTTCTTTCTTGTGGTGGATTGGCGAAATTGGGAAACCTTAATTCATTATAAAGGTGCATTGTTTGGCGTTATTGGGCTAATTGCGTTATTAGGTTATGCGATTTTTGGTTTTAATGATGTCGAGCCTTTAGGGGGATTAGGTAACAGCATTGGGGCGTTATTGTTTATCGTTAGCTTTAGCTTGATGTGGCATTATTCTAAAAAGCCAAGTGCGGTGCAAGTTTGGTTAGATTCTTTGCCCGATGATGGTCGCGATGTGTTTTTAAATTTACCAATGTCTTGCCGCGGTATTTTTTTCAAGGTGCCAAGTTTTGATGGCAATAGCCAAAATTTTATTGAAAAAATGACCGCACTTTCATCTGATACAAACAAGGTATCTGAAACAAACCCCGATATTGTAGTGACATTAATGGAATCCACGCTGAACCCTCATCAATTTGATTTTAGTCAGCAATCTATTCCACCACTTTCCATGTTTGAACCTCAAAATAATACAGTATTTGCTTCGCCGTTGCGTGTGCATACTTTTGCTGGCGCAACCTGGAAATCAGAATTTGCTTTTTTAGCCGGCGTACCTTCAACCGATTTTGGCGCGTTAGCAAGTGGTGTTTTTTATTCTGTTGTACCGCACTTACAATCGGGTTTAGTGAAAAATCTAAAAGCTCAAGGATATTTTTGTGTTGCCTTGTCGCCTTTTACAAAAGGTAATTACAATGCGAAATCCGCTTATGATCATTTCGGTTTTGATTTGATGTTACAACCGCAAGATCTTGGTTATCCTGCCCCTATTAGTAAAAATCTTTGGGATATTAGTAGTGAAGAAATGATGAAGTACACCCGAATGATTTTGGAAAAGCAGCATCCTGCGTTAGAAAATGTAGATCAGCCAATGTTTATTTATGTGTTGACTATGCGAGAACATGGTCCATATGAATTGGGCATGGAAAATACATTTAATCTTCAAATGCCTAATTTAGGGGCTAAAAGTATTTCAGCATTGAATGACTATACTCAACGTATTGTTGCCTTGAATGATGCGATTGAAGGAATGAATAACTATTTACATGAACGTAAAAAGCCTTTTGTTCTAGGGTATTTCGGTGATCACCAAGTAGCATTTGATAATGTTACCCCTCCGAAGAAAGGGGATTATGCCCAGCCCGATTATGTGACTCAATTTGTTGTAAGAAGTAATAGTGCGAGTCAATTTAAGCAAGAACAACATTTTTTAGATCTCGCTTTTGCCGGAGGTGTCTTGATGAATGTAGCTGGATTATCAGCAGAAGATGAATTTATGAAAGCGAATATGGCAATGTGTAAACTAAGTAACGGAAAATTGGAAGATTCTTCTAATCCTGCATTTGTGAATGACTATCGTCATTACCTCTATCAAACCTTAAAAATTGCAAAATAG
- a CDS encoding YchJ family protein, whose translation MSEISTALSVDCPCQSGHHYADCCGKFHLRQAFPETAEQLMRSRYTAYVLKNIPYIVATTVPNQQSLLETHLLQEWADNTTWLGLEILKTENLTKTQSAVEFKAIFQGEEGELAHQERSIFVKIENRWYFVDPTVSLPTMKQPCVCGSGKKFKHCCGGFL comes from the coding sequence ATGTCAGAAATTTCAACCGCACTTTCGGTAGATTGTCCATGTCAATCTGGTCATCATTACGCAGATTGTTGTGGCAAATTTCATTTGAGACAAGCGTTTCCCGAAACGGCAGAACAACTCATGCGTTCACGTTATACGGCTTATGTTTTAAAAAATATACCTTATATTGTTGCAACAACTGTGCCAAACCAACAAAGTTTATTAGAGACTCATCTATTGCAAGAATGGGCTGACAACACTACATGGCTAGGATTAGAAATCCTAAAAACAGAAAACCTCACAAAAACTCAAAGTGCGGTGGAATTTAAAGCTATTTTTCAAGGCGAAGAGGGAGAACTAGCCCATCAAGAACGGTCAATTTTTGTAAAAATTGAAAACCGTTGGTATTTTGTGGATCCGACTGTATCCTTGCCTACAATGAAACAACCTTGTGTATGTGGTTCTGGTAAAAAATTTAAACATTGCTGTGGGGGATTTTTATGA